In Octopus bimaculoides isolate UCB-OBI-ISO-001 chromosome 14, ASM119413v2, whole genome shotgun sequence, the following are encoded in one genomic region:
- the LOC106884041 gene encoding gastrula zinc finger protein XlCGF7.1: MYSMQGTSTNYPLGRQFTCETCGAVFPLYDQMKRHKQQTHSDNKTYSCSYCHKVFAQVSSMRSHERCHTGERPYTCLTCSRGFSQKGNLKHHMMTHTGEKPFKCPLCWKSFSQRGNLKHHQRCHTGDKPYTCVTCHKSFSQIASLKNHHRVHSGEKPFTCETCHKSFSQKGNLKIHERSHTGDKPYSCDVCQKAFSQISNLKIHKMSHDGQKPFSCPICARGFSQKGNLKTHIRNHENNNRKMPLSCDVCGKEFVHKSLLKCHEKTHLVERMNAINVAPHHTQHNATSNNGPNNNNNTSHTTTTTTNPHHQHQPHNQNIMRGIVYKQL, from the coding sequence ATGTATTCTATGCAAGGTACTTCAACTAACTATCCACTTGGTCGTCAGTTCACATGTGAAACTTGTGGTGCTGTCTTCCCCCTCTATGATCAAATGAAGAGacataaacaacaaacacacagtGACAACAAGACATATTCATGCTCATATTGCCACAAAGTCTTTGCACAAGTGTCTAGCATGCGTAGTCATGAGCGATGTCATACAGGAGAACGGCCCTATACATGTTTAACATGTAGTCGTGGATTTTCCCAGAAAGGGAATCTAAAACATCATATGATGACTCACACTGGTGAGAAGCCATTTAAATGTCCACTCTGTTGGAAATCTTTTTCTCAACGTGGAAATTTGAAACATCATCAAAGATGTCACACTGGTGACAAACCATACACATGTGTCACATGCcataaatctttctctcaaattGCTAGCTTAAAAAATCACCATCGAGTTCATTCAGGTGAAAAGCCATTTACATGTGAAACATGCcacaaatcattttctcaaaaaggAAATCTTAAAATTCATGAGCGTTCACACACAGGAGACAAGCCTTACTCGTGTGATGTTTGTCAAAAAGCGTTTTCTCAAATCAGCAATTTAAAGATTCACAAAATGTCTCATGATGGTCAGAAACCATTTTCATGTCCTATCTGTGCTCGTGGATTTTCCCAGAAAGGAAATTTGAAAACTCATATCCGCAACCATGAGAATAATAACCGTAAAATGCCATTGagctgtgatgtttgtggtaaagaGTTTGTTCATAAATCACTGCTGAAATGCCATGAAAAAACACACCTGGTTGAAAGAATGAATGCAATAAATGTtgctccccaccacacacaacaTAATGCCACTTCTAATAATGGccccaacaacaataacaacacaagccataccaccaccaccaccaccaatccacATCATCAACACCAGCCCCATAACCAAAATATTATGAGGGGCATTGTGTACAAGCAACTTTAA